A single genomic interval of Marmota flaviventris isolate mMarFla1 chromosome 14, mMarFla1.hap1, whole genome shotgun sequence harbors:
- the Cd8b gene encoding T-cell surface glycoprotein CD8 beta chain isoform X2 — MQPRLWLFLAAQLAALHGGSAFQQTPGFTVALTHQVVTLSCKTTTSLSQVRVFWLRQPQPPSEHSWYQFLASWHPPKETTYGEAVAKEKLTPFSNATGHFLNLTNVRPADSGVYFCMTVGAPELTFGKGTRLSVVDALPTTAQPTSKSIPKKRTCQRPKLTAQKGLPCGIVTLSLLVAGILVLLVSLGVAVHLYCLQRRTRLRFIKQFYK, encoded by the exons CTCTCCACGGCGGCTCTGCCTTCCAACAGACCCCTGGGTTCACGGTGGCTCTGACCCACCAAGTGGTGACACTGTCCTGTAAGACCACAACCTCCTTGAGCCAAGTGCGTGTCTTCTGGCTgcgacagccccagccccccagcgaGCATAGTTGGTACCAGTTCCTGGCCTCCTGGCATCCCCCAAAAGAGACGACGTATGGAGAGGCAGTGGCCAAGGAGAAGCTGACTCCGTTCTCAAATGCCACCGGGCACTTTCTCAACCTCACGAACGTGAGGCCTGCGGACAGTGGCGTCTACTTCTGCATGACTGTCGGGGCCCCTGAGCTGACCTTCGGGAAGGGAACTCGGCTGAGTGTGG TCGATGCTCTTCCCACCACTGCCCAGCCCACCAGTAAGTCCATCCCCAAGAAAAGAACCTGCCAGCGCCCTAAGCTGACGGCCCAGAAGG GTCTGCCCTGTGGCATTGTCACCCTCAGCCTGCTGGTGGCCGGCATCCTGGTCCTGCTGGTGTCCCTGGGCGTGGCCGTCCACCTATACT GTCTTCAGAGGAGAACCCGGCTTCGCTTCATAAAACA GTTTTACAAGTGA
- the Cd8b gene encoding T-cell surface glycoprotein CD8 beta chain isoform X1: MQPRLWLFLAAQLAALHGGSAFQQTPGFTVALTHQVVTLSCKTTTSLSQVRVFWLRQPQPPSEHSWYQFLASWHPPKETTYGEAVAKEKLTPFSNATGHFLNLTNVRPADSGVYFCMTVGAPELTFGKGTRLSVVDALPTTAQPTSKSIPKKRTCQRPKLTAQKGLPCGIVTLSLLVAGILVLLVSLGVAVHLYCLQRRTRLRFIKHCPGWP; this comes from the exons CTCTCCACGGCGGCTCTGCCTTCCAACAGACCCCTGGGTTCACGGTGGCTCTGACCCACCAAGTGGTGACACTGTCCTGTAAGACCACAACCTCCTTGAGCCAAGTGCGTGTCTTCTGGCTgcgacagccccagccccccagcgaGCATAGTTGGTACCAGTTCCTGGCCTCCTGGCATCCCCCAAAAGAGACGACGTATGGAGAGGCAGTGGCCAAGGAGAAGCTGACTCCGTTCTCAAATGCCACCGGGCACTTTCTCAACCTCACGAACGTGAGGCCTGCGGACAGTGGCGTCTACTTCTGCATGACTGTCGGGGCCCCTGAGCTGACCTTCGGGAAGGGAACTCGGCTGAGTGTGG TCGATGCTCTTCCCACCACTGCCCAGCCCACCAGTAAGTCCATCCCCAAGAAAAGAACCTGCCAGCGCCCTAAGCTGACGGCCCAGAAGG GTCTGCCCTGTGGCATTGTCACCCTCAGCCTGCTGGTGGCCGGCATCCTGGTCCTGCTGGTGTCCCTGGGCGTGGCCGTCCACCTATACT GTCTTCAGAGGAGAACCCGGCTTCGCTTCATAAAACA ctgcccaggctggccttga